A single window of Bradyrhizobium daqingense DNA harbors:
- a CDS encoding ActR/PrrA/RegA family redox response regulator transcription factor: MNAIADLNEQTDRSLLIVEDDKPFLERLSRAMETRGFAVTSCDTVSDGLAQIGRSAPAFAVVDLRLGDGNGLDVVSALKKKRPDARAIVLTGYGNIATAVTAVKMGAIDYLSKPADADDVVAALLSTSAEKSELPANPMSADRVRWEHIQRIYEMCNRNVSETARRLNMHRRTLQRILAKRAPR, encoded by the coding sequence TTGAACGCCATCGCCGACCTGAACGAACAGACCGACCGCTCGCTTCTCATCGTGGAAGACGACAAGCCGTTTCTGGAGCGGCTGTCGCGCGCGATGGAGACACGGGGCTTTGCAGTGACATCGTGCGACACCGTCTCGGACGGTCTTGCGCAGATCGGCAGGTCCGCACCGGCCTTCGCGGTGGTGGACCTCAGGCTCGGCGACGGCAACGGTCTCGACGTGGTCTCGGCGCTGAAGAAGAAACGCCCCGATGCGCGCGCCATCGTGCTGACCGGCTATGGCAACATCGCCACCGCCGTAACCGCGGTGAAGATGGGTGCGATCGACTATCTGTCGAAGCCGGCCGACGCCGACGACGTCGTCGCGGCGCTGCTGTCGACCAGCGCGGAGAAATCCGAGCTGCCGGCGAATCCGATGTCGGCCGACCGCGTCCGCTGGGAGCACATCCAGCGCATCTACGAGATGTGCAACCGCAACGTCTCGGAAACCGCGCGCCGGCTGAACATGCATCGCCGCACCCTGCAGCGTATCCTGGCCAAGCGCGCGCCGCGGTAA
- a CDS encoding MmcB family DNA repair protein translates to MNNTARNIALVPPPDRRQSETALAIARGTARLLRSLGFSCISELPLPSGRRADLVALNERGEIWIVEIKSSVEDLRADQKWHEYRAHCDRLFFAFTQDLPCEIFPEDTGLIVADAYGAHMHCEAPEHKLAAATRKQMTVRFAMAAGLRLNRLVDPQGHADFWE, encoded by the coding sequence ATGAACAACACCGCCCGGAACATCGCGCTCGTGCCGCCGCCGGATCGCCGCCAGTCGGAGACGGCGCTGGCGATCGCGCGCGGCACGGCGCGGCTGCTCCGCTCGCTCGGCTTCTCCTGCATCAGTGAACTGCCGCTGCCATCGGGCCGGCGTGCCGATCTGGTCGCGCTGAACGAGCGCGGCGAGATCTGGATCGTCGAGATCAAGTCGTCGGTCGAGGATCTGCGCGCCGATCAGAAATGGCACGAATACCGCGCCCATTGCGACCGGCTGTTCTTCGCCTTCACGCAGGATCTGCCCTGCGAGATCTTTCCTGAAGACACCGGCCTGATCGTCGCCGATGCCTATGGCGCGCACATGCATTGCGAGGCGCCCGAGCACAAGCTCGCCGCTGCCACCCGCAAGCAGATGACGGTGCGGTTTGCGATGGCGGCGGGCTTGCGGCTCAACCGCCTGGTCGATCCGCAGGGTCACGCGGATTTTTGGGAGTAG
- a CDS encoding alpha-amylase family protein — translation MIDDLWYKNGVIYCLSVGTYMDANGDGIGDFKGLLRRLDYLHGLGITTIWLMPFQTSPGRDDGYDIADYYSVDPRYGTLGDFVEFTHGCKQRGIRVIIDLVVNHTSDQHHWFKEARRDKNSPYRDWYVWSDKKPAGADKGMVFPGVQKTTWTRDKEAGAYYFHRFYDFQPDLNTSNPHVQAEILKIMGFWIQLGVSGFRMDAVPFVIATKGAKVKKPVEQYDMLRAFREFLQWRQGDAIILAEANVLPKTDMEYFGRDADRMHMMFNFHVNQHLFYALASGDSRPLAKALKATKPRPATAQWGLFLRNHDELDLGRLTKAQRQTVFKKFGPDKDMQLYDRGIRRRLAPMLGGDRRRLELAYSLMCTLPGTPVIRYGDEIAMGDDLAQRERNCARTPMQWSTEPHGGFTKSDKPACPVIDKGPYGFDHVNVAKQRRDPNSMLNWTERIVRMRKEVPEVGWGDFAIIPLRDPAVFIMRYDWRNNSVLFVHNLDDKPREIAFSAGLPSDAGAHLINLLAEDHSHADKRGQHHVVLEPYGYRWYRVGGLDYLLKRSDIDKSTEGNKHPG, via the coding sequence ATGATCGACGATCTCTGGTACAAGAACGGCGTGATCTATTGCCTGTCGGTCGGCACCTATATGGATGCCAATGGCGACGGCATCGGCGACTTCAAGGGGCTGTTACGGCGGCTCGATTATCTGCACGGACTCGGCATCACAACGATCTGGCTGATGCCGTTCCAGACCTCGCCGGGCCGCGACGACGGCTACGACATCGCCGATTACTACAGCGTCGATCCCCGCTACGGCACGCTCGGCGACTTCGTCGAATTCACCCATGGCTGCAAGCAGCGCGGCATCCGCGTCATCATCGACCTCGTCGTCAACCACACCTCGGACCAGCATCACTGGTTCAAGGAGGCGCGGCGCGACAAGAACTCGCCCTATCGCGACTGGTATGTCTGGTCGGACAAGAAGCCGGCAGGCGCCGACAAGGGCATGGTGTTTCCCGGCGTGCAGAAAACGACCTGGACGCGCGACAAGGAAGCCGGCGCGTATTACTTCCACCGCTTCTACGATTTCCAGCCCGACCTCAACACCTCGAACCCGCATGTGCAGGCCGAGATCCTGAAGATCATGGGCTTCTGGATCCAGCTGGGCGTCTCCGGCTTCCGCATGGATGCGGTGCCGTTCGTGATCGCGACCAAGGGCGCCAAGGTGAAGAAGCCGGTCGAGCAATACGACATGCTGCGCGCGTTCCGCGAATTCCTGCAATGGCGACAGGGCGATGCCATCATCCTCGCCGAAGCCAATGTGTTGCCGAAGACGGACATGGAATATTTCGGCCGCGATGCCGACCGCATGCACATGATGTTCAACTTCCATGTCAACCAGCACCTGTTCTATGCGCTGGCCTCAGGCGATTCACGCCCGCTGGCGAAGGCGCTGAAGGCGACCAAGCCGCGGCCGGCGACGGCGCAATGGGGCCTGTTCCTGCGCAATCACGACGAGCTCGATCTCGGGCGCCTGACCAAGGCGCAGCGCCAGACCGTGTTCAAGAAATTCGGCCCCGACAAGGACATGCAGCTCTACGACCGCGGCATCCGCCGGCGCCTCGCGCCGATGCTGGGCGGCGATCGCCGGCGGCTCGAGCTCGCCTATAGCCTGATGTGCACGTTGCCGGGGACGCCCGTGATCCGCTATGGCGACGAGATCGCGATGGGCGATGACCTGGCGCAGCGGGAGCGCAACTGCGCGCGCACGCCGATGCAATGGTCGACCGAGCCGCATGGCGGCTTCACCAAGAGCGACAAGCCGGCCTGCCCCGTCATCGACAAGGGACCTTACGGGTTCGACCATGTCAACGTCGCCAAGCAGCGGCGCGATCCCAATTCGATGCTGAACTGGACCGAGCGCATCGTGCGCATGCGCAAGGAAGTGCCCGAGGTCGGCTGGGGCGATTTCGCCATCATCCCCCTGCGCGATCCCGCCGTGTTCATCATGCGCTATGACTGGCGCAACAATTCGGTGCTATTCGTTCACAATCTCGACGACAAGCCGCGCGAGATCGCGTTCTCGGCGGGGCTGCCCAGTGACGCCGGCGCGCACCTGATCAATCTGCTGGCGGAAGACCACAGCCACGCCGACAAGCGCGGGCAGCATCATGTCGTGCTGGAGCCATATGGGTATCGCTGGTATCGCGTCGGCGGGCTGGATTATCTGTTGAAGCGGAGCGACATCGACAAGAGCACCGAGGGCAACAAGCATCCGGGGTGA
- a CDS encoding alpha-amylase family glycosyl hydrolase, with protein MAHGSENWWRNGIFYQIYPRSFQDSNGDGVGDLAGILQRLPYVKSLGVDAIWLSPIFPSPMADFGYDISDYTGIEPLFGTMADFDALIAAVHDNGLKLILDLVPNHTSDQHPWFVESRASRDNPKREWYIWRDRAPDGGVPNNWLSEFGGSAWQFDETTGQYYYHAFLAQQPDLNWRNPDVRTAILDVMRFWLEKGVDGFRVDVIWHLIKDAEFRDNPPNPHYVEGRPPNEKILTRYSTDQPEVHDVIAEMRRVTDGFGARVLIGEIYLPLHRLMAYYGNDLTGAQMPFNFALLSTFWSARSIEKIIEDYEKALPRGAWPNWVLGNHDRPRVASRVGPEQARVAAMLLLTLRGTPTLYYGDEIGMHQVTIAPEDVRDPFEKNVPGIGVGRDGCRTPMQWDASDFAGFSTVWPWLPLPEHYVRDNVVNLEADSRSILALYRRLIDLRKASPPLVAGDYHPISAQGDLLIYRRESGGRAMIVALNLGPDPIAVTTSAIRFGSEILLSTFLDREGEKVEGVLDLRGNEGVIVGSPG; from the coding sequence ATGGCTCACGGCAGCGAGAATTGGTGGCGCAACGGCATCTTCTACCAGATCTATCCGCGCTCGTTTCAGGACTCGAACGGCGACGGCGTCGGCGATCTCGCCGGCATCCTCCAGCGGCTGCCTTATGTCAAATCGCTCGGCGTCGACGCGATCTGGCTGTCGCCGATCTTCCCTTCGCCCATGGCCGATTTCGGCTACGACATCTCCGACTATACCGGTATCGAGCCGCTGTTCGGCACCATGGCGGATTTCGATGCGCTGATCGCGGCGGTCCACGACAATGGGCTGAAGCTGATCCTCGACCTCGTGCCCAATCACACCTCCGACCAGCATCCCTGGTTCGTCGAGAGCCGCGCCTCGCGCGACAATCCCAAGCGCGAGTGGTACATCTGGCGCGATCGGGCGCCTGACGGCGGCGTACCCAACAACTGGCTGTCCGAGTTCGGCGGCAGCGCATGGCAATTCGACGAGACCACGGGCCAATATTACTACCACGCCTTCCTCGCCCAGCAGCCGGACCTCAACTGGCGCAATCCCGACGTCCGCACGGCGATCCTCGACGTGATGCGGTTCTGGCTGGAGAAGGGCGTCGACGGCTTTCGCGTCGACGTGATCTGGCATCTGATCAAGGACGCCGAATTCCGCGACAACCCGCCGAACCCGCATTACGTCGAGGGCCGGCCGCCGAACGAGAAGATCCTCACGCGATATTCCACCGACCAGCCCGAGGTGCACGACGTCATTGCCGAGATGCGGCGCGTAACCGATGGCTTCGGTGCGCGCGTCCTGATCGGCGAGATCTATCTGCCGCTGCATCGGCTGATGGCCTATTACGGCAACGATCTCACCGGCGCGCAGATGCCGTTCAACTTCGCGCTGCTCTCGACCTTCTGGAGCGCGCGCTCGATCGAGAAGATCATCGAGGATTACGAGAAGGCGCTGCCGCGCGGCGCCTGGCCGAACTGGGTGCTCGGCAATCACGATCGCCCGCGGGTCGCAAGCCGCGTCGGTCCCGAGCAGGCCCGCGTCGCCGCCATGCTGCTGCTGACCCTGCGCGGCACGCCGACGCTCTATTACGGCGACGAGATCGGCATGCATCAGGTGACGATCGCGCCGGAGGACGTGCGCGATCCCTTCGAGAAGAACGTACCGGGCATCGGTGTCGGCCGCGACGGCTGCCGCACGCCGATGCAGTGGGATGCGTCCGACTTCGCGGGCTTCTCGACGGTGTGGCCCTGGCTGCCGCTTCCGGAGCATTATGTGCGCGACAACGTCGTCAATCTCGAAGCCGACAGCCGCTCGATCCTCGCGCTTTACAGGCGCCTGATCGACTTGCGGAAGGCTTCGCCGCCGTTGGTCGCCGGCGACTATCACCCGATCTCGGCACAGGGCGATCTCCTGATCTATCGCCGCGAAAGCGGCGGCAGGGCGATGATCGTGGCGCTCAATCTCGGTCCCGATCCGATCGCGGTGACCACCAGCGCCATCCGCTTCGGCAGCGAGATTCTGCTGTCGACGTTTCTGGATCGCGAGGGGGAGAAGGTCGAAGGCGTGCTGGATCTGCGCGGGAACGAAGGGGTGATCGTGGGGTCGCCTGGGTAG
- a CDS encoding MBL fold metallo-hydrolase: MTEQNDTNAKAGAIIVPVTLFEQNCTIIWDEPTKKAVVIDPGGDVPKILDAIKQTGVTVEKIWLTHGHIDHVGGAADLRDALGVPIEGPHQADKFLLDNVVESGARFGMTGGRNFTPDRWLDEGERVSIGDLHFDILHCPGHSPGSVVFFNKDLRFAHVGDVLFAGSVGRTDLPGGSHATLINSIKTKLLPLGDDVGFICGHGAGSSIGQERMTNPFITGEM, encoded by the coding sequence ATGACCGAGCAAAATGACACCAATGCGAAGGCCGGCGCGATCATCGTGCCGGTGACGCTGTTCGAGCAGAACTGCACCATCATCTGGGACGAGCCGACCAAGAAGGCCGTGGTGATCGACCCCGGCGGCGACGTGCCGAAGATCCTGGACGCGATCAAGCAGACCGGCGTCACCGTGGAGAAGATCTGGCTGACCCACGGCCATATCGACCATGTCGGCGGCGCCGCCGATTTGCGCGATGCGCTGGGAGTGCCGATCGAGGGCCCGCATCAGGCGGACAAATTCCTGCTCGACAACGTCGTCGAGAGCGGCGCGCGCTTCGGCATGACCGGCGGGCGCAATTTTACGCCGGATCGCTGGCTCGACGAGGGTGAGCGCGTCTCGATCGGCGACCTGCATTTCGACATCCTGCACTGCCCCGGCCATTCGCCAGGCAGCGTGGTGTTCTTCAACAAGGATCTGCGCTTTGCCCATGTCGGCGACGTGCTGTTTGCCGGCTCGGTCGGCCGCACCGATCTGCCCGGCGGCAGTCACGCCACGCTGATCAACTCGATCAAGACCAAGCTGCTGCCGCTCGGCGACGATGTCGGCTTCATCTGCGGCCACGGCGCCGGCTCCAGCATCGGCCAGGAGCGGATGACCAATCCGTTCATCACGGGGGAAATGTAG
- a CDS encoding extracellular catalytic domain type 1 short-chain-length polyhydroxyalkanoate depolymerase gives MSLARNVDLLRRLPKLDGLRFAEFGRSADSSSPLQEVTDFGDNPGTLRMFAFVPAQLQKPRALVVVLHGCGQTAAGYDLGAGWSTLAQHYGFALVMPEQQRSNNGNTCFNWFNPEDTARDSGEARSIREMIAHMVQAHRIDARRIFITGLSAGGGMTSVMLATYPEVFAAGAVIAGLPYGIASNLREALDGMFHSPTRPARELGDLVRNASDHRGPWPKISVWHGSADRTVNPGNANEIVKQWLDLHGLPEVPMAETNVDGYPRQAWWNKDGETLVESYAITDMAHGTPLGLADNDQRYGMEGAFLIEAGISSSYHIAKFFGLTGWIPDAAKKAEAKPAKPALTPAPHLARSIRNAVAEQPADTKREATRSFDLSQIITRALTAAGLMK, from the coding sequence GTGTCGCTAGCCCGAAATGTCGATCTGTTGAGACGTCTGCCCAAGCTGGACGGTCTGCGCTTTGCCGAGTTCGGCCGCAGCGCGGATTCCTCCAGCCCGCTCCAGGAGGTCACGGATTTCGGTGACAATCCCGGCACCTTGCGCATGTTCGCCTTCGTGCCGGCGCAGCTTCAGAAGCCGCGTGCGCTGGTCGTCGTGCTGCATGGTTGCGGCCAGACCGCGGCCGGTTACGATCTCGGCGCGGGATGGTCGACGCTGGCGCAGCACTACGGCTTCGCGCTGGTGATGCCCGAGCAGCAGCGCAGCAACAACGGCAACACCTGCTTCAACTGGTTCAATCCCGAAGACACGGCGCGGGACTCCGGCGAGGCACGCTCGATCCGCGAGATGATCGCGCACATGGTTCAGGCGCATCGCATCGATGCGAGGCGCATCTTCATCACCGGCCTGTCCGCCGGCGGCGGCATGACGTCGGTGATGCTCGCGACCTATCCGGAGGTGTTTGCGGCCGGCGCGGTGATTGCCGGGCTTCCCTACGGCATCGCCTCGAATCTGCGCGAAGCGCTGGACGGCATGTTCCATTCGCCAACGCGTCCCGCGCGCGAGCTCGGTGATCTCGTGCGCAACGCTTCCGATCATCGCGGCCCCTGGCCGAAGATCTCGGTGTGGCACGGCAGCGCCGACCGCACCGTCAATCCCGGCAATGCCAACGAGATCGTCAAGCAATGGCTCGATCTGCATGGTCTGCCCGAGGTGCCGATGGCAGAGACCAATGTCGACGGCTATCCGCGCCAGGCCTGGTGGAACAAGGACGGCGAGACGCTGGTCGAATCCTATGCCATCACCGACATGGCGCACGGCACGCCGCTTGGCCTTGCCGACAACGACCAGCGTTACGGCATGGAAGGCGCATTCCTGATCGAGGCCGGCATCTCCTCGTCCTACCACATCGCAAAGTTCTTCGGCCTCACCGGCTGGATTCCGGACGCGGCGAAGAAGGCGGAGGCCAAGCCCGCAAAGCCGGCGCTGACGCCCGCGCCGCATCTCGCCCGCTCGATCCGCAACGCCGTCGCCGAACAGCCCGCTGACACCAAGCGCGAGGCCACCCGCAGCTTCGATCTCAGCCAGATCATCACGCGCGCACTGACCGCCGCGGGGTTGATGAAGTAG
- a CDS encoding LLM class flavin-dependent oxidoreductase has protein sequence MARLKFGAFLAPHHPIGEHPMLQFRRDLDLVEQLDALGYDEFWCGEHHSSGWEMIASPEMFLAAAGERTKRIKLGTGVVSLPYHHPFNVAQRMVQLDHMTGGRAIFGSGPGALASDAHTLGIDPMTQRDRQDEAIGVIRRLFNGERVTAKSDWFTMNDAALQILPLQEEMPFVVASQISPSGMTLAGKYGIGIISLGSMTTQGLMSLQQQWQFAEDAAKKHGTTVSRADWRVLLTFHIAETREQARREAGAGLMRWHNEYNVGTLQRPGLTAFSSPDEAVDKTAFVEGAASTIGTPDDLVQTIKNVMQVSGGVGAIIGFVHDWANPENTRRSWDMVARYVVPEINGYIDGLRKSQKFVIENRAIFERAGQAVMAKIMENERAAEALKVTGPGRVAIPAVNAPDLQKEAAKR, from the coding sequence ATGGCGCGCCTGAAGTTCGGAGCCTTTCTTGCCCCGCATCACCCGATCGGGGAGCATCCGATGCTCCAGTTCCGGCGCGACCTCGACCTGGTCGAGCAGCTCGACGCGCTCGGCTACGACGAGTTCTGGTGCGGCGAGCATCATTCCTCCGGCTGGGAGATGATCGCATCGCCCGAGATGTTCCTCGCTGCTGCGGGCGAGCGCACCAAGCGGATCAAGCTCGGCACCGGCGTGGTGTCGCTGCCCTATCACCATCCCTTCAACGTCGCCCAGCGCATGGTGCAGCTCGACCACATGACCGGCGGCCGCGCCATCTTCGGCTCCGGCCCGGGCGCGCTCGCCTCCGACGCGCACACGCTCGGCATCGACCCGATGACGCAGCGCGACCGCCAGGACGAAGCCATCGGCGTGATCCGCCGCCTGTTCAACGGCGAGCGCGTCACCGCCAAGAGCGACTGGTTCACCATGAACGACGCCGCGCTGCAGATCCTGCCGTTGCAGGAGGAGATGCCGTTCGTGGTGGCCTCGCAGATCTCGCCCTCCGGCATGACGCTGGCCGGCAAATACGGCATCGGCATCATCTCGCTGGGCTCGATGACGACGCAGGGTCTGATGTCGCTGCAACAGCAATGGCAGTTCGCCGAGGACGCAGCGAAGAAGCACGGCACCACGGTGAGCCGCGCCGACTGGCGCGTGCTGCTGACCTTCCACATCGCTGAGACCCGCGAGCAGGCGCGCCGCGAGGCCGGCGCCGGGCTGATGCGCTGGCACAACGAATATAATGTCGGCACGCTGCAGCGGCCGGGCCTCACCGCGTTCTCCTCGCCCGACGAGGCCGTGGACAAGACCGCCTTCGTCGAAGGCGCTGCGTCCACGATCGGTACACCCGACGATCTCGTCCAAACCATCAAGAACGTGATGCAGGTGTCCGGCGGCGTCGGCGCCATCATCGGCTTCGTGCACGACTGGGCCAACCCGGAGAACACCCGCCGCAGCTGGGACATGGTGGCGCGCTACGTCGTGCCGGAGATCAACGGCTATATCGACGGCTTGCGCAAGTCGCAAAAATTCGTGATCGAGAATCGCGCGATCTTCGAGCGCGCGGGCCAGGCGGTAATGGCCAAGATCATGGAGAACGAGAGGGCCGCCGAGGCGCTGAAGGTCACCGGCCCCGGCCGCGTCGCCATTCCCGCCGTCAATGCGCCGGATCTGCAGAAGGAAGCGGCGAAGCGGTAG
- a CDS encoding cytochrome P450 yields the protein MSMQNVAASALQFTAPKRNELTHIPGDEGWPIIGKTFQVLADPKGHIERNGAKYGLVYRTHIFGETNIVLLGPEANELVLFDQQKLFSSTHGWNKVLGLLFPRGLMLLDFDEHRLHRKALSVAFKSGPMKSYLSDLDRGISARVAQWKTRPGEMLLYPAMKQLTLDLAAASFLGADIGPEVDEINRAFVDMVAAAVAPVRRPLPGTQMARGVKGRKRIVAYFREQIPLRRGNRGGDDLFSQLCRATHEDGALLSEQDIIDHMSFLMMAAHDTLTSSLTSFIGELAANPDWQDRLRAEVLALGLAPDAPSSFDDLEKMPLTEMAFKEALRLKPPVPSMPRRAMRDFSFKGFAIPAGTAVGVNPLYTHHMKEIWPEPDRFDPLRFTEDAQRNRHRFAFVPFGGGAHMCLGLHFAYMQAKCFARHFLQNIEVSLAPSYKPDWQMWPIPKPKDGLRVMVKAV from the coding sequence ATGTCGATGCAGAACGTGGCCGCCTCTGCGCTTCAGTTCACCGCGCCCAAACGCAACGAGCTGACCCACATCCCCGGCGACGAGGGCTGGCCGATCATCGGCAAGACGTTTCAGGTGCTGGCCGACCCCAAGGGCCATATCGAAAGGAACGGCGCCAAATACGGTCTGGTCTACCGCACCCACATTTTCGGCGAGACCAACATCGTGCTGCTCGGTCCCGAAGCCAATGAGCTCGTGCTGTTCGACCAGCAGAAACTGTTCTCCTCGACGCATGGCTGGAACAAGGTGCTCGGCCTGTTGTTTCCGCGCGGGCTGATGCTGCTCGATTTCGACGAGCACCGGCTGCATCGCAAGGCGCTGTCGGTCGCGTTCAAATCCGGGCCGATGAAATCCTACCTGTCCGATCTCGATCGCGGCATTTCCGCGCGCGTTGCGCAATGGAAGACCAGGCCGGGCGAGATGCTGCTCTATCCGGCGATGAAGCAGCTCACGCTCGATCTCGCTGCGGCCTCGTTCCTCGGTGCCGATATCGGGCCGGAGGTCGACGAGATCAACCGCGCCTTCGTCGACATGGTCGCCGCCGCCGTCGCGCCGGTCCGCCGCCCCCTGCCCGGCACCCAGATGGCGCGCGGGGTGAAGGGCCGCAAGCGAATCGTCGCCTATTTCCGCGAGCAGATTCCGCTCCGGCGCGGCAATCGCGGCGGCGACGATCTGTTTTCGCAGCTCTGCCGTGCCACCCACGAGGACGGCGCGCTGCTCTCGGAGCAGGACATCATCGACCATATGAGCTTCCTGATGATGGCGGCGCACGACACGCTGACCTCGTCGCTGACGTCCTTCATCGGCGAGCTCGCCGCCAATCCGGACTGGCAGGACAGGCTGCGGGCGGAGGTGCTCGCGCTCGGGCTTGCCCCGGATGCGCCGAGCAGCTTCGATGATCTCGAAAAGATGCCGCTGACCGAGATGGCGTTCAAGGAGGCGCTGCGGCTCAAGCCGCCGGTGCCCTCGATGCCGCGCCGCGCGATGCGCGATTTCAGCTTCAAGGGTTTTGCGATTCCCGCCGGCACCGCGGTCGGCGTCAATCCGCTCTATACGCATCACATGAAGGAGATCTGGCCGGAGCCGGATCGCTTCGATCCCCTGCGCTTCACCGAGGACGCCCAGCGCAACCGTCACCGTTTCGCCTTCGTGCCGTTCGGCGGCGGCGCGCATATGTGTCTCGGCCTGCACTTCGCCTATATGCAGGCGAAATGCTTTGCGCGGCATTTCCTGCAGAACATCGAGGTATCGCTCGCGCCAAGCTACAAGCCGGACTGGCAGATGTGGCCGATCCCGAAGCCGAAGGACGGGCTGCGGGTGATGGTGAAGGCGGTTTAA
- a CDS encoding SDR family NAD(P)-dependent oxidoreductase: MGRLDGKVAVITGATSGIGLRTAEVFVAEGAKIVIAGRRVPEGEALAKQLGANCIFRQTDVTIEAQMQALIALTVDKFGRIDCLFNNAGGPAQTGGIEGLEVERFDAAMATLVRSVMLGMKHAAPHMKKQGSGSIINNGSIAGRLAGFSSSMVYSAAKAAVIHLTKCVAMELGESNVRVNAISPGAIATGIFGKALGLSTDAAEKTPAVMREVYKTAQPIPRAGLPDDIAQAAVFLASDESSFINGHDLVVDGAMTGGRNWSQQQQGYVALRKAFDQGA, translated from the coding sequence ATGGGCAGGCTGGACGGCAAGGTTGCGGTCATCACCGGCGCGACGAGCGGGATTGGGTTGCGTACCGCGGAAGTCTTCGTTGCCGAAGGTGCCAAAATTGTGATCGCGGGTCGCCGCGTCCCGGAAGGCGAGGCGCTGGCAAAGCAGCTCGGAGCCAACTGCATCTTCCGCCAGACCGACGTCACGATCGAAGCACAGATGCAGGCGCTGATCGCGCTTACCGTGGACAAGTTCGGCAGGATCGATTGCCTCTTCAACAATGCCGGCGGCCCGGCGCAGACCGGCGGGATCGAAGGCTTAGAGGTCGAGCGGTTCGACGCGGCAATGGCGACGCTGGTGCGCAGCGTGATGCTCGGCATGAAGCACGCCGCGCCTCACATGAAGAAGCAGGGTTCTGGCAGCATCATCAACAATGGCAGCATTGCCGGCCGTCTCGCCGGGTTCTCGTCCTCGATGGTTTACAGCGCGGCCAAGGCGGCGGTGATCCATCTCACCAAATGCGTGGCGATGGAGCTCGGCGAATCCAATGTGCGCGTCAACGCGATCTCGCCCGGCGCGATCGCGACCGGCATCTTCGGCAAGGCGCTGGGGCTGTCGACCGACGCTGCCGAGAAGACGCCGGCGGTGATGCGCGAAGTCTACAAGACCGCGCAGCCGATCCCGCGCGCCGGTCTTCCCGACGACATCGCGCAGGCCGCGGTCTTCCTGGCCAGCGACGAATCGAGCTTCATCAACGGTCACGACCTCGTCGTCGACGGCGCCATGACCGGTGGCCGCAACTGGAGCCAGCAGCAGCAGGGCTATGTGGCCCTGCGCAAGGCGTTCGATCAGGGGGCGTAG
- a CDS encoding sensor histidine kinase — MGKLIDEFRKGWQGVAPPSLGLSIAFAVACLLVATLTRWGLAHVRPDVYFTPYFPAVFFAAAFGGFRIGIATALVGGVLGVIVNFGDAFADRARFALLTLYWVVCALTIWGVEHYRALLIEQRRISKRLIEEEDYRKLLVDELQHRLKNKLSTVHAVLHQVLHDQPQVWARIDPRLRSLAATDDLISRIDKAGCDIRDLLISELGPYGHVRFTLNGERLFLPPKLAVTLSLMFHELATNAGKYGAFSSPRGLLQVSWTITGDRLTITWDETEGPSIGEVSAPGFGTKLLKSALLAFDGKTEVSYLATGLHCIMQCRIPPNG, encoded by the coding sequence ATGGGGAAGCTGATCGACGAGTTCCGCAAGGGCTGGCAGGGTGTGGCGCCGCCATCGCTCGGCCTGAGCATCGCCTTCGCGGTCGCGTGCCTGCTGGTCGCGACACTGACGCGCTGGGGTCTCGCCCATGTGCGGCCCGACGTCTATTTCACCCCCTACTTTCCCGCCGTGTTCTTTGCCGCCGCCTTCGGCGGCTTCAGGATCGGTATCGCGACGGCGCTGGTCGGCGGCGTGCTCGGCGTGATCGTCAATTTCGGCGATGCCTTCGCCGATCGCGCACGGTTTGCCCTGCTGACGCTATATTGGGTGGTTTGCGCGCTCACCATCTGGGGCGTCGAGCATTATCGCGCGCTGCTGATCGAGCAGCGCCGGATTTCAAAGCGCCTGATCGAGGAGGAAGACTATCGCAAGCTGCTGGTCGACGAGCTCCAGCACCGGCTGAAGAACAAGCTGTCGACGGTGCACGCCGTGCTGCATCAGGTGCTGCACGACCAGCCGCAGGTCTGGGCCCGGATCGATCCGAGGCTGCGGTCGCTGGCCGCAACCGACGATCTGATCTCGCGGATCGACAAGGCGGGCTGCGACATCCGCGATCTCCTGATCTCGGAGCTCGGGCCTTATGGCCATGTCCGCTTCACGCTCAACGGCGAGCGACTGTTCCTGCCGCCGAAGCTCGCGGTGACGCTGTCGCTGATGTTTCACGAGCTCGCCACCAACGCGGGCAAGTATGGCGCGTTCTCTTCGCCGCGCGGATTGTTGCAGGTGTCCTGGACCATCACCGGCGATCGCCTCACCATCACCTGGGACGAAACCGAGGGACCGAGCATCGGCGAGGTCTCGGCTCCGGGCTTCGGTACGAAATTGCTGAAGTCGGCGCTCTTGGCCTTCGACGGCAAGACCGAGGTCTCTTATCTGGCCACCGGCCTGCATTGCATCATGCAATGCCGCATCCCTCCGAACGGTTAG